The following are encoded together in the Oncorhynchus kisutch isolate 150728-3 linkage group LG8, Okis_V2, whole genome shotgun sequence genome:
- the arrdc3a gene encoding arrestin domain-containing protein 3a, whose protein sequence is MVLGKVKSFTVSYDCLNDSNVPVFASGDSVSGRVIIEVTGEIRVKSLKIHAKGFAKVRWTESRNAGSNTAYTQNYTEEVEYLNHRDILIGHERDDDNSEEGLTTIHSGRHEYAFSLELPQIPLATSFEGKHGSVRYWVKAELHRPWLLPMKTKKEFTVFEHIDINTPLLLSPQAGTKDKTLCCWFCTSGPISLSAKIERKGYTPGESIQIFAEIENCSSRMVVPKAAIYQTQTFYAKGKMKEVKQLVANLRGESLSSGKTETWNGKMLKIPPISPSILDCSIIRVEYSLMVYVDIPGAMNLSLNLPLVIGTIPLHPFGSRTSSVSSQCSMTMSWLGMALPERPEAPPSYSEIVTEEQRRSLEVTSARDEFEGPLFAYIQEFRFQPPPLYSEIDPNPDQASRTEERRPDTCPSR, encoded by the exons ATGGTGCTAGGAAAGGTGAAGAGCTTCACAGTCAGCTACGACTGTCTCAATGACAGTAATGTCCCCGTTTTCGCAAGTGGGGACTCGGTCTCAGGGAGGGTGATCATCGAAGTCACTGGAGAAATCCGTGTGAAATCTCTTAAAATTCATGCAAAAGGATTTGCGAAAGTTCGTTGGACTGAATCGCGAAATGCTGGCTCCAACACTGCCTATACGCAAAATTACACTGAAGAAGTAGAATATCTAAACCATAGAGACATCCTAATTGGACATGAAAGAG ATGATGACAACTCAGAAGAAGGACTCACCACTATCCATTCAGGAAGACATGAGTATGCATTCAGCCTTGAGCTTCCACAGAT ACCCCTGGCTACCTCGTTCGAAGGGAAACATGGCAGTGTGCGCTACTGGGTGAAGGCCGAGCTACACAGGCCATGGCTTCTGCCCATGAAGACCAAGAAAGAATTCACAGTCTTCGAACACATCGACATCAACACTCCCTTACTGCTG TCGCCCCAGGCAGGCACAAAAGACAAGACTTTATGCTGCTGGTTCTGCACCTCAGGTCCAATCTCCTTAAGTGCCAAAATCGAAAGGAAGGGATATACCCCAG GAGAGTCTATTCAGATCTTCGCTGAGATAGAAAATTGCTCGTCTCGCATGGTCGTGCCAAAGGCAGCCATTTACCAAACACAGACCTTCTACGCCAAAGGGAAAATGAAGGAGGTAAAACAGCTGGTGGCCAACCTCCGAGGAGAGTCGTTGTCCTCGGGCAAGACGGAGACGTGGAATGGCAAAATGCTGAagatcccccccatctctccctccatcttggaCTGCAGCATCATCCGAGTGGAGTATTCTCTCATG GTGTACGTGGACATCCCCGGAGCTATGAACCTGTCTCTGAACCTGCCACTGGTCATCGGCACTATCCCGCTGCACCCCTTCGGTAGCCGCACCTCCAGTGTCAGCAGCCAGTGCAGCATGACCATGAGCTGGCTAGGCATGGCCCTGCCAGAGCGCCCTGAAGCCCCACCAAGCTATTCAGAGATCGTGACAGAGGAGCAGAGACGGAGCCTGGAGGTGACCTCAGCCAGGGATGAGTTCGAGGGACCACTCTTTGCCTACATCCAGGAGTTCCGCTTCCAGCCTCCTCCGCTCTACTCTGAG atTGATCCCAATCCCGATCAAGCCAGCCGGACGGAGGAGCGGAGACCTGACACT